In Geminocystis sp. NIES-3708, a single window of DNA contains:
- a CDS encoding Gfo/Idh/MocA family protein: MTEGNKIKVAIAGTGFGKQIHLPAFQIHPRTEVTAIYHRDLNKARLIAQKYKIPYATDSFEDLCTSSNVNVVSISTPPFLHYEMGKIALKNDKHILLEKPLNLNANETKKLAQLAQQKGKIAIADFEFRFIPAWQLLKEYLEQDYVGQIRLIKIDWLVASRANPTRPWNWYSVKEKGGGALGAIGSHVFDYINWLFGEVDTISAHLNCAIAERPDPLSNNELKLVTADDTCLITLELKTGTPVQINLSSVTYQGRGHWLEIYGEKGTLVLGSSNLKDYVHGFKLYASDGDKPLTEIEIPKRLAFPQVYTDGRLAPFIRVVDQLVNSIDTNINLKPSLKEGFYSQLLMDLAHESHQQKKQLRL, from the coding sequence ATGACTGAAGGAAATAAAATTAAAGTTGCCATCGCTGGTACTGGTTTTGGTAAGCAAATTCATTTACCAGCTTTTCAAATTCATCCTCGTACAGAAGTTACGGCTATTTATCATCGAGATTTGAACAAGGCTCGATTGATCGCTCAAAAGTATAAGATTCCTTATGCTACGGACTCTTTTGAAGATCTTTGTACTTCCTCTAATGTAAATGTGGTGAGTATCTCAACCCCTCCTTTTTTACACTATGAAATGGGTAAAATTGCCCTTAAAAATGATAAACATATTCTCCTCGAAAAACCTCTTAATCTTAATGCTAATGAAACGAAAAAATTAGCTCAATTAGCTCAACAAAAAGGTAAGATTGCTATTGCTGATTTTGAATTTCGTTTTATTCCTGCGTGGCAACTATTAAAGGAATATTTAGAACAAGATTATGTGGGTCAAATTCGCTTAATTAAAATAGATTGGTTAGTGGCTTCCCGTGCTAATCCTACTAGACCATGGAATTGGTATTCTGTCAAAGAAAAAGGTGGCGGTGCGCTAGGTGCTATAGGCTCTCACGTTTTTGATTATATTAATTGGTTATTTGGTGAAGTAGATACTATTTCCGCTCATTTGAACTGTGCGATCGCCGAACGTCCTGATCCTTTATCTAACAATGAATTAAAACTTGTTACTGCTGATGATACTTGTTTAATCACCCTTGAACTTAAAACAGGCACACCTGTACAGATTAACTTAAGTTCTGTGACTTATCAAGGAAGAGGACATTGGTTAGAAATTTATGGAGAAAAAGGCACTTTAGTATTAGGAAGTAGTAACTTAAAAGACTATGTACACGGTTTTAAATTATACGCCTCCGATGGTGATAAACCATTAACAGAGATAGAAATTCCAAAAAGATTAGCTTTTCCTCAAGTATATACCGATGGCAGATTAGCACCTTTTATTCGAGTAGTTGATCAATTAGTTAATTCTATTGATACAAATATTAATTTAAAACCATCATTAAAAGAAGGATTTTATTCACAATTGTTAATGGATTTAGCCCATGAATCTCACCAACAAAAAAAACAATTAAGATTATGA
- the ccsB gene encoding c-type cytochrome biogenesis protein CcsB has protein sequence MDLVNLQNTLDNISFAVLFLTMLCYWVGTAFPNFTLLPKIGTTGMIIANLAIATLLIARWIEAGYFPLSNLYESLFFLTWGITAVHLIAENMSNSRLVGVVTSPVAMGITAFAALSLPSEMQHSEPLVPALKSNWLMMHVSVMMFSYSALMVGSLMAIAFLILTQGKEIQLRGSSVGTGAYRNVKKLNLNYKTESINLNIDDSSGNTAVLTTPTTEVISLSPEKLSLIDTLDNISYRIIGLGFPLLTIGIISGGVWANEAWGSYWSWDPKETWALITWLVFAAYLHARITKGWQGKKPAILAASGFAVVWICYLGVNLLGKGLHSYGWFF, from the coding sequence ATGGACTTAGTTAATTTACAAAATACTTTAGATAATATTTCTTTCGCTGTCCTTTTTCTCACCATGTTATGTTATTGGGTAGGTACGGCTTTCCCTAATTTCACCTTGTTACCTAAAATTGGCACTACGGGAATGATTATTGCTAATTTGGCGATCGCTACATTATTAATTGCCCGTTGGATTGAAGCAGGATATTTTCCTTTAAGTAATCTTTATGAATCGTTATTTTTCTTAACTTGGGGTATTACCGCAGTACATCTAATTGCAGAAAATATGAGTAACAGTAGGTTAGTAGGAGTAGTAACTTCTCCAGTGGCGATGGGAATTACGGCTTTTGCGGCACTATCTTTACCCTCAGAAATGCAACACAGTGAACCTCTTGTACCTGCTCTAAAATCGAACTGGTTGATGATGCACGTTAGCGTTATGATGTTTAGTTATTCGGCTTTGATGGTAGGTTCTTTAATGGCGATCGCTTTTTTAATTCTCACCCAAGGCAAAGAAATTCAATTAAGAGGTAGTTCTGTTGGTACAGGAGCTTACCGTAATGTTAAAAAATTAAATTTAAACTATAAAACCGAATCCATCAACCTGAATATAGATGATTCTTCAGGAAATACTGCTGTTTTAACTACGCCGACAACAGAAGTTATTTCCCTTTCTCCTGAGAAATTGAGTTTAATTGATACTCTTGATAATATTAGCTATCGTATCATCGGCTTAGGTTTTCCTTTACTCACCATTGGTATTATTTCTGGTGGTGTGTGGGCTAATGAAGCATGGGGATCATACTGGAGTTGGGATCCTAAAGAAACATGGGCATTAATTACATGGTTAGTGTTTGCGGCATATTTACACGCACGAATAACCAAAGGTTGGCAAGGAAAAAAACCAGCAATACTAGCCGCTAGTGGTTTTGCAGTTGTGTGGATTTGTTATTTAGGGGTGAATTTATTGGGTAAAGGTTTACATTCCTACGGATGGTTTTTTTAG
- a CDS encoding PIN/TRAM domain-containing protein: MIDVIIISIFILAFGGVGFDLIQILPDEIQNQISNIQALRWLAAGFASIIGLAMGLVAQTTYRRLEQKIRKTPIEVIITRAIGLVIGLLLANLMLAPIFLLPIPGNFSFIKPMMAILGSIMFAVLGVSLADTHGRTFLRLINPNSIESMLVAEGTLKPVATKILDTSCIIDGRIQQLLSTGFLEGQILIPQFILNELQQLADATNDQKRVRGRRGLDILNQMQETYPDKIVIHPEEYEEVTTVDAKLLHLAHDINAMLITNDFNLSKVASLQKIEILNVNDLAQAVRPIYLPGDYIDLKILKHGKEPTQGIGYLEDGTMVVVEEANGHVGEEMRVIVTSALQTSAGRMIFAKTNASAMIS; this comes from the coding sequence ATGATTGACGTAATTATTATTAGTATTTTCATCTTAGCCTTTGGTGGTGTAGGCTTTGATCTTATTCAAATTCTGCCCGATGAGATACAAAATCAAATTTCTAATATTCAGGCTTTACGATGGTTAGCAGCAGGATTTGCTTCTATTATCGGTTTAGCCATGGGTTTAGTGGCACAAACTACCTACAGAAGATTAGAGCAAAAAATCCGTAAAACTCCTATCGAAGTTATCATCACACGAGCCATTGGATTAGTAATCGGCTTATTATTAGCTAATTTAATGTTAGCTCCAATTTTCCTATTACCAATTCCGGGCAACTTTAGCTTTATAAAACCCATGATGGCAATTTTGGGAAGTATCATGTTTGCAGTTTTAGGGGTATCTTTAGCGGATACTCATGGACGCACTTTCTTACGCTTAATTAATCCTAATAGTATTGAATCCATGTTAGTGGCTGAAGGTACATTAAAACCCGTTGCTACCAAAATTCTTGATACTAGCTGTATTATTGATGGACGTATTCAACAATTATTATCCACTGGTTTTTTAGAAGGACAAATTTTAATTCCTCAGTTTATTTTAAATGAATTACAACAGTTAGCTGACGCTACCAATGATCAAAAAAGAGTCAGAGGTAGAAGAGGATTAGATATTTTGAATCAGATGCAAGAAACTTATCCTGACAAAATTGTGATTCATCCTGAAGAATACGAAGAAGTAACTACTGTAGATGCTAAATTATTACACTTGGCCCATGATATTAACGCTATGTTGATTACTAATGATTTTAATTTAAGTAAAGTAGCTAGTTTACAAAAAATTGAAATCCTCAATGTTAATGATTTAGCACAAGCTGTAAGACCAATTTATCTGCCCGGAGATTATATTGACTTAAAAATTCTTAAACACGGAAAAGAACCAACTCAAGGTATCGGTTACTTAGAAGATGGTACAATGGTGGTAGTAGAAGAAGCCAATGGTCATGTAGGTGAGGAAATGAGGGTTATTGTTACTTCTGCTTTACAAACTTCCGCAGGAAGAATGATTTTTGCGAAAACCAATGCTTCGGCGATGATTTCTTAA
- a CDS encoding 2Fe-2S iron-sulfur cluster-binding protein, giving the protein MANNYQVRLVNQEKGIDNVIEVGADEYILDAAERQGFNLPYSCRAGVCVSCTARLTEGTVNHDYDFLKQKEIEAGFFLTCKAFATSNCVVETHQEDALLDL; this is encoded by the coding sequence ATGGCAAATAATTATCAAGTTAGGTTAGTTAATCAAGAAAAAGGTATTGACAATGTAATTGAAGTAGGTGCAGATGAGTATATTTTAGATGCTGCAGAAAGACAAGGTTTCAATTTACCTTATTCTTGTCGAGCAGGAGTTTGCGTTAGTTGTACGGCAAGATTAACAGAAGGTACGGTTAATCATGACTATGACTTTTTGAAACAAAAGGAAATCGAAGCGGGTTTTTTCCTTACTTGCAAAGCCTTCGCTACTTCTAACTGCGTTGTGGAAACTCATCAGGAAGATGCTTTATTAGATTTATAA
- a CDS encoding FHA domain-containing protein, with product MIICSNCGKFIEDEVTKCPECDFLLEKNSLDLNNNETTTNVVTAVVNESEVITDIITDLKNINSLDMDIFSHNSSSRITDIMGDNQTQIQTIKATLTHVQTNIILEIPLELTVIHIGKPNEKSPPDIDVSGFPNSQVVSRIHANIIQEDDNFYIEDSGSANGTYINHTPLATGNRHRLKSGDRIALGKEDKVSFIFEFAMLTT from the coding sequence ATGATTATTTGTTCTAACTGTGGTAAGTTTATCGAAGATGAAGTAACTAAATGTCCTGAATGTGATTTTCTTTTAGAAAAAAATTCCTTAGACTTAAATAATAATGAAACGACAACGAATGTTGTGACGGCAGTAGTTAATGAATCAGAGGTTATTACTGACATCATCACAGATTTAAAAAATATTAATAGCCTTGATATGGATATATTTTCTCATAATTCTTCTTCCAGAATAACTGACATCATGGGAGATAATCAAACTCAAATTCAGACTATCAAAGCTACTCTTACTCATGTACAAACTAATATTATTTTAGAAATCCCTCTAGAATTAACGGTGATTCATATTGGGAAACCAAATGAAAAAAGCCCTCCCGACATAGATGTATCAGGTTTTCCTAATTCTCAAGTAGTTTCCCGTATTCATGCAAATATTATCCAAGAAGATGATAATTTTTATATCGAAGATAGTGGTAGTGCTAACGGAACTTATATTAATCACACTCCTCTAGCCACAGGTAACCGTCACCGTTTAAAGTCTGGTGATCGCATTGCACTAGGAAAAGAGGATAAAGTGAGTTTTATTTTCGAATTCGCAATGTTAACAACATAA
- the pgl gene encoding 6-phosphogluconolactonase: MTQINNVSDKNALITQATALIIQKIKEAIVKNNICTIALAGGSTPKPIYEAIAQTDLPWDKIHIFWGDERYVLPNHPDSNEKMAREAWLDKVDIPPNNIHAMPTTANNPQADADKHNQELLNFFEITSGFPTFDLILLGMGDDGHTASLFPHTQALQVCDRLITVGNKEDSLRLTFTVPLINQANCVIFLVSGSNKQEALQQVFSETGDTNQYPSKLIKPQGELIWFISNS; this comes from the coding sequence ATGACACAAATTAACAATGTTTCTGATAAAAATGCTTTAATTACTCAAGCTACTGCTCTGATTATACAAAAAATTAAAGAAGCGATCGTCAAAAATAATATCTGTACTATTGCCTTAGCTGGTGGAAGTACACCAAAACCAATTTATGAAGCTATTGCACAAACTGATTTACCTTGGGATAAAATTCATATATTTTGGGGTGATGAGCGCTATGTGTTACCGAATCATCCCGATAGTAACGAAAAAATGGCACGAGAAGCATGGTTAGATAAGGTAGATATTCCCCCCAATAATATTCATGCCATGCCTACAACGGCGAATAATCCTCAAGCGGATGCCGATAAACACAATCAAGAGTTACTAAACTTTTTTGAGATAACTTCGGGTTTTCCTACTTTTGATCTTATTCTATTAGGTATGGGAGATGATGGTCACACAGCTTCTCTTTTTCCTCATACCCAAGCCTTACAAGTATGTGATCGCCTAATAACAGTGGGGAATAAAGAAGATAGTTTAAGATTAACTTTTACTGTACCATTGATTAATCAAGCAAATTGCGTTATTTTCTTGGTATCTGGTAGTAATAAACAAGAGGCTTTACAACAGGTTTTTAGTGAGACAGGAGACACTAATCAATATCCTAGTAAGCTAATTAAACCTCAAGGGGAGTTAATCTGGTTTATAAGTAATTCTTAA
- the map gene encoding type I methionyl aminopeptidase, translating into MKKNGKGIEIKNEAEIEIMRISGKIVATVLKEISEITKPGMTTADLDEYAEKRIREMGATPSFKGYHGFPASICACINEEVVHGIPNPKKVIQMGDILKIDTGAFYNGYHGDSCITFPVGKVKRSTAKLLEVAETAMYKGIEQVKAGKYLMDIAGAIQDYVEKNGFCVVENFVGHGVGRNLHEEPSVFNFRTKDLPNVQLKAGMTLAIEPIINAGKKHTRTLKDRWTVVTLDKQLSAQFEHTVLVTDNGYEILTLRN; encoded by the coding sequence ATGAAAAAAAATGGGAAAGGGATAGAAATAAAAAATGAAGCAGAAATTGAAATTATGCGTATTTCTGGAAAAATTGTCGCTACAGTCTTAAAAGAAATTAGCGAAATAACTAAACCCGGTATGACAACAGCGGATTTAGATGAGTATGCCGAAAAAAGAATCAGAGAAATGGGTGCAACCCCTAGCTTTAAAGGTTATCATGGTTTTCCTGCTTCGATTTGTGCTTGTATTAATGAAGAAGTTGTCCATGGTATTCCTAACCCGAAGAAAGTCATTCAAATGGGGGATATACTCAAAATTGATACGGGTGCATTTTATAATGGTTATCATGGTGATTCCTGTATTACTTTTCCCGTGGGAAAGGTTAAAAGAAGTACTGCTAAATTATTAGAAGTTGCTGAAACTGCTATGTATAAAGGCATTGAACAAGTAAAAGCAGGAAAATATTTAATGGACATTGCCGGGGCAATTCAAGATTATGTTGAGAAAAATGGTTTTTGTGTGGTAGAGAATTTTGTCGGGCATGGTGTCGGTAGAAATTTACATGAAGAGCCTTCCGTATTCAATTTTCGCACAAAAGACTTACCAAATGTACAATTAAAAGCAGGAATGACATTAGCAATCGAACCAATTATTAATGCCGGGAAGAAACATACTCGTACTTTGAAAGATCGTTGGACTGTTGTAACCTTAGACAAACAACTTTCAGCACAGTTTGAACATACTGTTTTAGTTACTGATAATGGTTATGAAATTTTAACCTTAAGAAATTAA
- a CDS encoding plastocyanin/azurin family copper-binding protein, which translates to MLSAQANIDIETVNISLGNAQGELKFIPNKFQFRKGQKYKLILNNPSPEKHYFTAKDFADASWTQKVQAGKVEIKGAIHELELKPEGVADWVFIPEKEGIYELYCSIAGHKQAGMTGQLIINN; encoded by the coding sequence ATGTTAAGCGCCCAAGCAAATATTGATATAGAAACAGTAAATATTAGCCTAGGGAATGCTCAAGGAGAATTAAAGTTTATACCTAATAAATTTCAATTTCGTAAAGGACAAAAATATAAATTAATCCTTAACAATCCTAGTCCAGAAAAACATTATTTTACTGCTAAAGATTTTGCAGACGCTAGTTGGACACAAAAAGTACAAGCTGGAAAAGTCGAAATAAAAGGTGCAATTCATGAATTAGAATTAAAACCTGAAGGTGTCGCAGATTGGGTTTTTATCCCAGAAAAAGAAGGTATTTACGAACTTTATTGTTCCATAGCTGGACATAAACAAGCAGGTATGACTGGACAATTAATAATTAATAATTAA
- a CDS encoding S-methyl-5'-thioadenosine phosphorylase — MTLTKIGIIGGSGLYKMEALQDVEEISLDTPFGKPSDNFIIGTLDNAKVVFLARHGKNHHFLPTELPFKANIYGLKQLGVDYIISASAVGSLQQHIRPLDLVIPDQFIDRTKNRESTFFGEGIVAHIGFGHPVCNKLADTIAQAVRNLDFPDIDLHHGGTYVCMEGPAFSTIAESNLYRSWGASIIGMTNLTEAKLAREAEIAYATLALVTDYDCWNPEHDHVTVETVIQNLHQNGINAQKVIRETVKLINKNPFISDAHSALKTAILTPLDTAPTETKHKISLLLQKYL, encoded by the coding sequence ATGACATTAACAAAAATTGGTATTATTGGTGGTAGCGGATTATATAAAATGGAAGCCTTACAAGATGTTGAAGAAATTTCTCTAGATACTCCCTTTGGTAAACCTTCTGATAATTTTATCATTGGAACATTAGACAATGCAAAAGTTGTTTTTCTTGCTCGTCATGGCAAAAATCATCACTTCCTACCAACAGAATTACCTTTTAAAGCTAATATTTATGGATTGAAACAGTTAGGAGTTGACTATATTATCTCAGCCTCTGCAGTTGGTTCACTACAACAACATATTAGACCTCTAGATTTAGTTATACCTGATCAATTTATTGATCGTACAAAAAATCGTGAATCAACTTTTTTCGGTGAAGGTATTGTGGCACATATAGGGTTTGGACATCCTGTGTGTAACAAACTAGCTGATACCATCGCCCAAGCCGTGAGAAATTTAGATTTTCCTGATATTGACTTACATCATGGTGGTACTTATGTATGTATGGAAGGTCCAGCATTTTCTACTATAGCCGAATCAAATTTATATCGTAGTTGGGGTGCAAGTATCATTGGCATGACAAACTTAACGGAAGCCAAATTGGCAAGAGAAGCAGAAATAGCTTACGCTACCCTAGCTTTAGTTACAGATTATGATTGTTGGAATCCAGAACATGATCATGTTACCGTTGAAACCGTCATTCAGAATTTACATCAAAATGGTATTAATGCTCAAAAAGTAATCAGAGAAACGGTAAAATTAATTAATAAAAATCCATTTATTAGTGATGCACACTCAGCCTTAAAAACCGCTATTTTAACTCCCTTAGATACAGCACCAACAGAAACTAAACACAAAATATCGTTATTATTGCAAAAATACCTTTAA
- a CDS encoding sensor histidine kinase KdpD codes for MPEYEEVRVSEEFIHLCESQLRLLLQNFLVQESIIYLTTPNNSQTPKLIPILVYPNSATVSSQLNTLSFLPSKSVKETFNEVINDCFVSEKIISNTSNSDSPYQLILPLIYQDLVLGLLTTTRKSLPWRQNEIIQIKEIVKTITLARIIEQKQQLTELKLTQLEKLRILENNHIDDFLHQLRNPLTAIRTFAKLLLKRLLPHESNYQVSENIIRESDRMKDLIADFNEQWEGLNNNKILPLNSIGSTSFFLTEKIELLEKFNIQEIIEPLILTIKAISEEKNIQLLTKINNSLLLVNSNKKALTEILYNLLENAVKYTPNNGKVLLEIKQNKTELIIEISDTGYGINQEDQLHIFERHYRGTQDKSAIDGTGLGLTIVKELCDKIGVKISLISPYYWTKYQQEKGTQFSLFIPINN; via the coding sequence ATGCCCGAATATGAAGAAGTTAGAGTAAGTGAAGAATTTATTCATCTATGTGAATCACAATTAAGGCTACTATTACAGAATTTTTTAGTGCAAGAAAGTATTATTTATTTGACAACACCAAATAATAGTCAGACACCTAAATTAATTCCTATTTTAGTTTATCCAAATTCTGCCACTGTTTCTTCTCAATTGAACACTTTATCTTTTTTACCTTCAAAATCCGTAAAAGAAACTTTTAATGAGGTTATTAATGATTGTTTTGTATCTGAAAAAATAATCAGTAATACCTCAAATTCTGACTCTCCTTATCAGTTAATTTTGCCCTTAATTTATCAAGATTTAGTTTTAGGTTTATTAACTACCACTAGAAAAAGTTTACCTTGGCGACAAAATGAAATTATACAAATAAAAGAAATTGTTAAAACTATAACTTTAGCTCGTATTATCGAACAAAAACAGCAATTAACAGAATTAAAACTAACTCAATTAGAAAAATTAAGGATATTAGAAAATAATCATATTGACGACTTTTTACATCAACTACGTAATCCCCTCACGGCTATTCGTACTTTCGCTAAATTATTGTTAAAACGTCTATTGCCTCATGAATCTAATTATCAAGTTTCAGAAAATATTATCAGAGAAAGTGATCGAATGAAAGACTTAATTGCTGATTTTAATGAACAATGGGAAGGATTAAATAATAATAAAATTTTACCATTAAATTCCATAGGATCTACCAGCTTTTTCTTAACAGAAAAGATTGAGTTATTAGAAAAATTTAATATTCAAGAAATTATTGAGCCCTTGATTTTAACAATTAAAGCCATTAGTGAAGAAAAAAATATTCAATTGTTAACTAAAATTAACAATTCTTTATTATTAGTAAATAGTAATAAAAAAGCGTTAACAGAAATTCTTTATAATCTATTAGAAAATGCAGTCAAATATACTCCTAATAATGGCAAAGTCTTATTAGAAATTAAGCAAAATAAAACCGAATTAATTATTGAGATTAGCGATACAGGTTATGGCATTAATCAAGAAGACCAACTACACATTTTTGAAAGACATTATCGAGGTACTCAAGATAAAAGTGCAATTGATGGAACTGGTTTAGGTTTAACAATTGTTAAAGAATTATGTGATAAAATAGGTGTAAAAATTAGTTTAATTAGTCCTTATTATTGGACAAAATATCAACAGGAAAAAGGAACACAATTCAGTTTATTTATTCCTATTAATAATTAA
- a CDS encoding circadian clock KaiB family protein has protein sequence MSKYLLRLYITGNSLNSQRAIANLLRLCKEELSNQYKVEIIDVLEEPHRAEIEKILVTPTLIKQLPPPLQRIIGDLSNREKVLYGLDLVAKDQ, from the coding sequence ATGAGTAAATATTTATTGCGATTATATATTACTGGTAATTCCCTTAATTCTCAAAGGGCGATCGCTAATCTGTTAAGATTGTGTAAAGAAGAGTTGAGTAATCAGTACAAAGTAGAAATTATTGATGTATTAGAAGAACCACATCGTGCGGAAATAGAGAAAATTTTAGTAACACCGACTTTAATTAAGCAACTGCCACCGCCATTACAAAGAATTATTGGAGATTTATCTAATCGAGAAAAAGTACTTTATGGGTTAGATTTGGTTGCTAAAGATCAATAA
- a CDS encoding response regulator has protein sequence MSNYVYEILLVEDDAINAQLIQNLLSNSHDSVLAEGLSFDLSLVTNLTEALNILTEKDFDVILLDLTLPDSKSIESLLKIKENAPDIPIIVQTAYQDETIIVRAFQLGANGYLQKKDLDSNSLIYAIRIAIERQQYIYNFSQQKQRQQQQKEFTSLENLANSIQPSITARMFASEALKESIPEVFADLTTRYGELLDLALEERAFKVNHDTSEKLRSLAAKLGFFKASPRDIVDIHTKALKIKSQNANLAKVQAYVDEGRLRLLELMGYLTSYYRKYYIGISNLNVFFPSDSDQI, from the coding sequence ATGTCTAATTATGTATATGAAATTTTATTAGTAGAGGATGATGCTATTAATGCTCAACTAATTCAAAATTTACTGTCTAACTCTCATGATTCTGTTTTAGCAGAGGGATTATCTTTTGATTTGTCTTTAGTAACAAACTTAACTGAAGCCTTAAATATACTTACGGAAAAAGATTTTGATGTTATTTTACTTGATTTAACATTACCTGATAGTAAAAGTATTGAATCACTATTAAAAATTAAAGAAAATGCTCCTGATATTCCTATCATTGTACAAACAGCTTATCAGGATGAAACTATTATCGTTCGGGCTTTTCAACTAGGTGCAAATGGTTATCTACAGAAAAAAGATTTAGATAGCAACTCTTTGATTTATGCTATTCGTATCGCTATTGAAAGACAACAGTATATTTATAACTTTTCCCAACAAAAACAACGACAACAACAACAAAAAGAATTTACGAGTCTCGAAAATTTAGCTAATTCTATTCAACCTAGCATCACGGCTAGAATGTTTGCTTCAGAAGCATTAAAAGAGTCTATTCCTGAAGTTTTTGCCGATTTAACCACTAGATATGGGGAATTATTAGATTTAGCCTTAGAAGAAAGAGCCTTTAAAGTAAATCATGATACTTCTGAAAAGTTACGTTCTTTAGCCGCAAAATTAGGTTTTTTTAAAGCTAGTCCAAGAGATATAGTAGATATTCATACTAAAGCCCTTAAAATAAAAAGTCAGAACGCAAATTTAGCAAAAGTTCAAGCCTATGTTGATGAAGGTCGGTTAAGATTATTAGAGTTAATGGGTTATTTAACTTCCTATTATCGTAAATATTATATTGGTATTAGTAATCTTAATGTCTTTTTTCCTTCTGATTCTGATCAAATTTAA
- a CDS encoding sulfate/molybdate ABC transporter ATP-binding protein → MSILVNNVSKNFGSFLALDNINLEVKANTLVALLGPSGSGKSTLLRTISGLENPDVGQIIINGKDTTGVDIRKRNIGFVFQHYALFKHLTIRENIAFGLRIRKAPEAQVKEKVSELLSLIQLEGLGDRYPSQLSGGQRQRVALARALAVQPQVLLLDEPFGALDAKVRKELRAWLRRLHDEVHITSVFVTHDQEEAMEVADEIVVMNKGRIEQIGSPAEIYDNPASSFVMQFIGEVNILPRHAPLFGENVLDNLGDDIFIRPHELDILLEDDGISSKAIVKRIIHLGWEIQAELVIADNWEITAHLNREKFDKLGLRHNQTVYVKPSRVKSFNNASVAA, encoded by the coding sequence ATGAGTATTCTTGTTAATAATGTTTCTAAAAATTTTGGTAGTTTTTTAGCCTTAGATAATATTAATTTAGAAGTAAAAGCTAATACCTTAGTAGCTTTATTGGGTCCTTCTGGTTCAGGAAAATCAACCCTTTTACGCACAATATCTGGGTTAGAAAATCCCGATGTTGGTCAAATTATTATCAACGGAAAAGATACCACAGGTGTTGATATTCGTAAGCGAAATATTGGTTTTGTTTTTCAACATTATGCTTTATTTAAACATTTAACTATTCGTGAAAATATTGCTTTTGGCTTACGCATTCGTAAAGCACCTGAAGCACAGGTAAAAGAAAAAGTTTCTGAATTACTGAGTTTAATACAGTTAGAGGGTTTAGGCGATCGCTATCCTAGTCAGTTATCAGGAGGACAAAGACAACGGGTAGCCTTAGCTCGTGCCTTAGCTGTACAACCTCAAGTACTACTTTTAGATGAACCTTTTGGAGCTTTAGATGCTAAAGTACGCAAAGAGTTGAGAGCATGGCTAAGAAGATTGCATGATGAAGTGCATATTACCAGCGTGTTTGTCACCCATGATCAAGAAGAAGCGATGGAAGTAGCTGATGAAATTGTCGTTATGAATAAGGGAAGAATTGAGCAAATTGGCTCACCTGCTGAAATTTATGATAATCCTGCGTCATCTTTTGTGATGCAATTCATTGGCGAAGTAAATATCTTGCCTCGTCATGCTCCTTTATTTGGTGAAAATGTCCTTGATAATTTAGGAGATGATATATTTATCAGACCTCACGAATTAGATATATTATTAGAAGATGATGGTATCAGTAGTAAAGCGATCGTTAAACGTATTATTCATTTAGGATGGGAAATTCAGGCGGAATTAGTTATTGCTGATAATTGGGAAATTACTGCCCATTTGAATCGGGAAAAATTCGATAAATTAGGTTTACGTCATAATCAAACCGTATATGTAAAACCTAGTCGTGTTAAGAGTTTTAATAATGCTTCTGTCGCCGCATAA